In a single window of the Bufo bufo chromosome 5, aBufBuf1.1, whole genome shotgun sequence genome:
- the LOC121002425 gene encoding DNA damage-regulated autophagy modulator protein 1-like — translation MEIRGLAFLLFLWVIWTLSGLCALIALTVIPGHVKYPYISDTGRIFPESVVFTVVFLISALFGAGNASIMYRFMIIRSEQSERRHIICQRILYVVAWMGCIGTIVTAIVSMRISPTVHRIGAGPAFFFCAVYNLGQAVCLYKKSFSSRRLCHIRLASTLVPIVGLLTFSVCMTIGFFQLLPCTGRCEEIYTRIGMVAEWTGFLGLIIHQLTNYTDFQHLSLTLSREGVSIGLREKTQDPENPQ, via the exons ATGGAGATCCGGGGTTTGGCATTCTTGCTTTTCCTCTGGGTCATATGGACGCTATCGGGCCTCTGTGCCCTGATTGCCTTGACTGTCATCCCAGGCCATGTAAAATATCCttacatcag TGACACGGGACGAATATTCCCCGAATCGGTGGTCTTTACAGTGGTCTTCTTAATATCTGCCCTTTTTG GAGCTGGCAACGCTTCCATCATGTACCGGTTCATGATCATCCGGTCTGAACAATCAGAGAGGCGACATATCATCTGCCAGAGAATCCTCTATGTCGTTGCATGGATGGGCTGCATTGGGACCATTGTGACCGCCATAGTTTCG ATGAGGATCAGTCCTACAGTCCACAGGATCGGCGCAGGACCGGCATTTTTCTTTTGTGCCGTTTACAACCTAGGTCAAGCTGTATGCCTGTACAAGAAATCCTTCAGCAGTCGCCGCCTATGCCACATTAGATTGGCATCAACCTTGGTGCCCATTGTGGGCCTGCTGACCT TTTCTGTGTGTATGACCATCGGCTTCTTCCAGCTTCTTCCATGTACTGGCCGATGTGAAGAG ATCTACACCAGGATAGGCATGGTGGCCGAGTGGACTGGATTCCTTGGCCTGATAATACACCAACTAACGAACTATACAGATTTCCAG caTTTGTCTTTAACGTTGTCCCGAGAAGGTGTCTCCATTGGCCTGAGAGAAAAGACCCAGGACCCTGAAAACCCCCAATAA